GGTCACGTGGGGGACGTTCTCCCGCCAGCGGTAGGTCACCGTACCGGTATTCTCATTGCGCCTGACATCCAGCAGCTCGCCGTTGGAAATGGCCAGCTGGCCTTCGGGGACGGTGACGATCATTTCCGTAGTCATCTGGTCGTTGGGGGCATCATAGCAGGGGAACCAGTAGCGGCTTTCCTCCATCTCGCCCTGGCTCCAGATCTGCCACGGTTTGTCGGGATAGGCCTCGTCGGGCCGGACAAAGTAGAGCCCCTTTCTGGGCCGGGCCTGGTAGGCTACCTCCAGAATAATGGGCTCACTACTGGCATAAGCCTTGTCCAGATTAATGATGAGCTGTCCATTTTCAACGCTATAAGCTAACGGGCGATGACCCCTTTTTGAAGTGGTCTCAATGGCTACGTCCACCTTCAGAGCTACCGATTCAATGGACAGGTCAACCGCATCGAAAACTACGCGGGTAAGGCCGTCATTGATGGGGGCAAGGGTGGTGGTTGCCGTGCCCATGACCTTTCCCTCCGCGTGGTCGAAGGAGATATCCAGCTTCAAGTGCTGAAGATCGTAACTGCGGTCCCGTGTATAGTGGATTGTGGAGCGCTCATTGCTGAATCCCCGGTCCTGGGCCGACCCCGGGAGAACCAGGGCCAACAGGACTACGACTAAGCTGGCAGACCAGAAGAGAAGCCGTCGGTGCTGATTCATGGAATAAGACCTTCCTGATGCGAGGTGGATGATATATAACCTTTCAGGAATGGGAAACGATGACAGACTAATTTAGTGCCTCGATAGGGAGGCGCCAACGGCGTAGTCGGTGCATATCACCGCCCTTTAGCCGTGGGTGCTTATTCCTGGGTGTCGCCGCTGGATTTGTCCTGGCTAGGGGGTGACAGACGTGCCACCGCCTCCCAGGCGGCAGCCAGGTATACGGGCTGAGAATGAACGGCGTATTCGCGCAGGCAAACGTCGCTGAAAATGATGGCATACTCGCTCCCGGTGGCGACCGCCTGCTCCGCCAGCTGCTGCCGGTCTTCGCTGGGTTGTTCCCAGGTCTCGATGGGATTGGCCCGGCCATAGATGGCATACATGGCCCCGGCAAACTGCCAGCCATACCGCAGCAGAGCGGAAACCCCCTCCGGCCCCACGTACCGGATGACGTCGCGCAGGGCACTGGGAACCGCTACAGCCAGTATGAAGGGAATTATTTTAATGGGATCATGGCTGTGAGCCAGAAATACCCGCGCCATGGCCTCGGTAGTCTGGGAGATGAGTTCCGGAGGCTCAGCCGGGATTTTCACCAGGTTGATGACCCCGGCGAAGGGGGAAAATCCACTGAGACCCTGCAGCCCCTCGCCGATCTGTTTGAATCTGCGGGGGCGCTTTTTATACTGCCATTTAATCCGCGCTAGTGCCTCCACCGGTAACAAGCTGCCGGCAGTGGGGCTGCCGAGAATTCCTGGTAGCCTCAAAAAGCGCGCCGCCCAGTAACCCATGCCTCGCGCCAGCTCGCCCCGGCGCAGGTCCGTCTCCTCGAGAGCCAGGTTCCGGATCGCCTGTGCTGTCCGGATGAACCCGTGGCCGGCGGCACCGGCTATCCCTGGCGCCAGGCGTAGTACCCAGTCCCGCAGGACTACCGCCCAGGGCGCTTGCCGCAACTCACGCTGGAAAAAGGACACCCAGTCACCGATCCTGGTCATATCCCCTAGCGCCGACCGCCAGTTGTCGCGCGTAAGAGGTTGTTTCGCTCCCGGCATCGGTTCCAGGCGGCCCCGATAGTCTTGCACCCAGGGAACCACGGCATTGGGCTGGTCCAATGCCATCAGGGCGGCGGCCACCACCGGGCCAGCATTGGCCTGCGCCTCGCCGTACTCGGGACTCAATCCCGCCAGAATTTGCAGGGCCTCATCGTAAGCACCGGGCAAACTGAACCTCCCTTATCGTCACTACCGCTCCGCGATCTGTCTTACGAGCTAGTGACATCCTCCTTGCATAACTCGAAGTTGTGATGGTCGACACGTTGGCCCTGGATAACGAGATATTTCCGTTTGGTGCCCACGTATCGGAAGCCGCATTTCTCCAGCACCCGTCGGGAAGCCGGATTGTTGACCGAGCAGTCTGCCTCGATGCGTTCAACCGGCGTCTGGCTGAATAGCAGGTAGACAATGCTTTTCACGGCCGCGGTGGCATATCCCTGCCCCCAGTGCTCCGCGCTGATGGTGTATCCGATGCGGGCCAGGCCGTGCACGCGGGATGCGATTTCCAGCGTCATCCAACCCACCCCCACGCCGGTCTCTTCGTCCTCAATGATCAGAATATAGTCATTCTGCTCCAGATCAAATGCTTTTTTCGCCTTCTTGGATTGAATGTACCGGCGCAGCTGCTCCCGCCCCAGCGCTGTGATCGGCTGGTGCTGCTGGGCCTCCGGCTGCGCCCGCCACTCAATTAGCTGCTCCACCCACTTATCAGTGAGCGGAATTAAACGCACCCGCTTGGTTTGATACTGAGGAATGTCCTCTTCTCTCATTGGTATCCCACGATAGTGATCAGGCTCATCGGCGTATTCATATCATGGGCTACTTTAGATAATGTCAGGTCCCTGGGCGAACCCCTCCAGCAGTGCCGGTGTGATCTCCCCCAGCGAGTCCACCACCGCGTGAGCCCGGGGCATGTCCTCCCGGGGGACCGTTCCGGTCAGGGCGATTGTCCAGGCACCGGACGAAAGGGCCGACTTGAGACCGTTGATGGAGTCCTCCACCACCACCGCTTCCCTGGGCGCTACCCCCAGGCGGCGCATCATCTCCAGGTAGGGCTCGGGATGCGGCTTGCTGTTAGCGGTCATGCCGCCATAAACCACCTCCTGGAAGTATTGCCTCAAGCCCAGCTTCTGCTCCATCCACGAAAAGATTTCGCCCGGGGTGGAGGTAACCAGTCCCAGGCGATAGCGCCCCTTAAGCTGTGCTTGAAGCTCGAAGAACCCATCTTTGTAATCCAGTTCCGCCTCGAACGCCGCGAGGACGTACTGCCGGCCCTTCCGGCGTAGGATCTCCACCGGCTCCCTGATGCCATAGCGGTCCCGGGTCAGCTGGTAGAAGCGCTCCTCGGTGCAGCCCCGGAAAAGCTGCCAGTCAGCCTGCGGGATGCTGACGCCATACTCCCGGAAAAGCCGCTCCTCCGCCCGCTGGTACAGGGGCTCGGAGTCCACCACCACCCCGTCCATGTCGAAGATAACCGCTCTGATCTTGCCCGGTACAGGATGAGTCACTTCAGGCGGGCTCCGTTCTCGATAGCCCTGTCGGGCTGCAGCAGGCGCACCGCGCCGCCGGACTCGTACACACCTAGCACCAGCACCTGGCTCTCGAAATCCCCGATCCGCTTGGGCGGGAAGTTGACCACGGCAATCACCTGCCGCCCCACCAGCTCCTCAGGCTGATAGTGGTCGGTAATCTGCGCGCTGGAGGTCCGCTGACCCAGCTCGCCGAAATCGATCTTCAGGTGATAAGCGGGCTTGCGGGTCTTCGGTGCCGGACGGGCCTCCAGAATCGTTCCCACCCGGAGGTCTAGCGCTGCAAAGTCATCAAGTGTGATCGTCTTATCCATCTTGCTCCCGCTAATATATGACAATTTAATGCCTTCAATATAATGGATGCCCTTCTCTTTCTGGAGCTGCTCCCGATGAATTCTCTTGAAAATTGAAACTGGGCCCTGGTTCCGCCGGGAACAATGGGTTTACTTTATTGTTTGAGTCGCAATTAACTTCCACTGTTACAAGCAAACGGTCTCGCTGGCGCAACCAACATTGAAGGGTGCGGATAAGTCGTTACTCTTTGAAGCTGCTAGGGGCACTTATGGCTGGTCACTTTCATCTACAGTAAGGGATTGAGCTGCTTGATTGGTTTGTATAGTATGATTCGGTTCTTATCGCCTCACCAACCGTGGCCCTATGCGCTATTGGTGGCGGTTGGGCTGGCCGGCTGCGGCCCGGCTACCACTCCCATTACCCTTGAGCGGGCGACAGCTGCGAACATCCTTCAGAAAGTGGCCGCGCACCAGGGCCGGGAAGCGGTACTGGTCAACTTCTGGGCCACCTGGTGCGCCCCCTGCGTGGAAGAATTCCCCCTGATCGTCGACCTGGATCGCCACTATCGCCGCCAAGGTCTGGCAACCTACTTCGTCAGCGTTGATTGGCTGGATCAGACCGGACGGGTAACCGCCTTCCTTGAGCGCCAGGGAGTAGCTGGCCTGACCTTCATCAAGGATGAAAAGGATAATCCCTTCATCGACGGAATTGCCCGGGAATGGTCTGGGGCCATTCCCTTTACCATCGTCTATGGCCGGCAGTCCGGGGCGGTGGTGGATCTCTGGGAAGGAAAGGCCCCCCAGGAAAAATTTGAGGCCGCCATTCAGGCTGCCCTGTTGCACTAACCGATCAACCGAAGAGGAGGGTCGAATGAGATTGCCCCTGAAAGTACTACCTGTTGTTCTACTGCTGGTTTCCGGTATCTTCGGGAAGGAGCTGGCGCTGGGCTCCGGCATCCCCCTGGCTGACTCTACGATGCTGGATGTGAGCGGCAAGCGGCTGAGCTTGAGTGATATCGCCGGCCCTGAAGGCCTGGTGGTGATATTCTCCTGCAACACCTGCCCCTGGGTGCATGCCTGGGAGGGGCGCTACGTGCAGCTGGCCGGCACCTACGTGCCCAAGGGTTTCGGCTTCGTGGCTGTCAATTCCAACAAGGCCTACCGGAATAAAGGCGACGGCTACGCCGACATGCAGGCCCGCGCTAAAGATAAGGGCTACAACTTCTACTACACCTTGGATAAGGATTCCCGGCTGGCCATCGCCTTCGGCGCCACCCACACCCCCCACGTCTTCCTGTTTGACGCTGACGGCAAATTGGTCTACCGGGGGGCCATTGACGACAATTCCAAGCACCCCGAGCAGGTGGAAGAGGCCTACCTGGCCGATGCCTTGGATGCCTGCCTGGCTGATAAGCCCGTCAAGAAGGCCACTACCAAAGCCCTCGGCTGCACCATCAAGTTCCAGGACTGACTTTCTTCTTAACGGACGTTTCCCCCTAAGCCCCCGGGATCAGGTGCCTTGATGGACCGGCCTGGGGGCTTTTCTATAACTGGGCGTGACTGCAGGTTTTAGCGTCAAAACCCCGTATAGCACCCTGCGGGCGAATTTCCTTGCCTTTCCCCGCCGTCGGAGGTAAATAGTCCCCCGTTCCGTTTAGGAATATGCTCGTTTTGGGGCATATCGGTCCAATCATCACGAAGGGTCCTATCATGCGAAGCATACTTTTCTCGCTTATCTTGTTGGTCGGTGTCCTTTCTGCTCAATCACAGCTTTATGAGGACGCTTATCGCAAAGCCATGGCGGACGGTAAGGTCAGTAAGGATGAGCGGGAAATGCTGGATTTGCTCCAGAAAAGCCTCGGCCTGGAAGAGGATGAGATCCTTGAGATTCAGCGCCGGGTAGCCGGGACAACGGAGGTCTCCATCGGCCTGTCCCGGACAGGCCGGCGGAGAGTCATCGCCCAGAACATGCTCTATGGCAACGGACTATATGGTTGGGCCCTGCCCTATGTTTTGGGTGTCGAGTCTGGGTCGGTTTATGCCGGCATGCAGCTCCTGGCGATCACCGGTGGATTCTACTTTTCCTGGCAGTACACCAAAAACATGGATATTCCGCTCGCCCGCGCCACCTTCCAGAATGCCGGCAGCGGATTGGGCCTGGCTTCCGCTTATCCCCTCGTTATGTTGATTGGCCCCGACCGCTGGGAAGAGTTCGATCCTGAGGCCAAGATTCTCTTGACCTATATGATGGTGTCGGTGCCGGTGGGTATTGGTATGGGAGACCGGCTCTATCGGCAGTGGCGGCCTTCCGATGGCCAGGCCCTGGCCATTACCAGCGCCGGCGGGCTGGCCAGTTTTAATGCCCTTATGGGTCACTTGCTCGTCACAGCCGAAGAAGGCCCCAAAGATGAGGAGAATTGGCTCCGTTTGAATAGCCTCCTCCTTTATGGCGGCTACTTGGGCGGTAGCTATCTGGGCTGGCGCCAGTTCTCGAACGAATCCCTCACCATGGGCGACGCTTACTTCATGTCGTTAGGATCCCTCCTGGGAAGTATTATGGGCCTGGAATTGGTCTTGATAACAGAACCCGACTACAAGCCTCTCCTGATGACTCTACTCCTTTCGATAGATGGCGTCACTTATGCGGCCTACAAATTGGGGAGCGGATTTGATCTCACTACCGGGGAAACGGCTATTGTGGGCTTAGGCAGCTTCGCCGCGTACACCGCCTTCCGCGGTATTACTTATATCCTGGACCTGGATCAATCCAGCAAAGGCTTAATGGTAGGCGACATTATCAGCTATATGACCGGCGCCTACTTGACCTTCCGGGCTCTGGAACCGCAGCGCGAGATTGCGAGCGCTCACAATCAGTCCTTTCGGCTGGCTGTGAGTCCTACCATCCTGACAGCGGGTCAGCACCCCGTCCCGGCTCTGGGCGTGAATATTCAATTCTAAGCCTGGGGGATATCTCTGGCGGCAGGTACCCTGGTACCACCGCCTGCATATTGACCCTGCCTTCATAGTCCCCACCGTTACCCTGCCGGCGGCTTTCCTTAATCTTTCACTGACAAATCTTTTACCATCTTTTGACAATGCCATGACAACGGTGATCGCTGGATTGTGCAGATTCACGCGGAAGTGAGAATGGAACCCAACCAAAGAAGGGGTAATTATCATGAAGATTATAAGCCATTGGATTCTGGGCCTGAGTTTGCTCATTTCGGCTCCTGTCTTTGCCCAGGAGAAGGAAGCCATTTTGCCGGCACAGGCCAATGCCATTCGGGCCCTGGCCCGGGAGCAGGGATTCACTCCGGCAGCCTTGAACGAATACCTGACCAGCAAGTGGGGCGCGCCGCTTTACAGCCTGAGTCGGCAGGATGGCGCCGAGCTCATTCGGCTCTTCCAGTCCGATAACCCGCCTGCCCCACCGGTGATACCGCTTCCCGCCGAGACACCGGCCAGGGCGGCCGAAAATACCGAAAAAAGGCCACCACCGGAACCGATACTGGCTGAAATCCTGGAAGTGGGCATGTCCAAACGCTTCCTCCTGGTCGATGGTAACATCATCCAGGGCACCATTATGAAGATAGTCGAGGATATCTGCCACATCGAGACCATCGATGGCTTGCTGAAGATTCCCGCCGGTGCCATCCTGGAAGAGACCGCCCACATCACCAAGAAAAATGACACCCGCTATGTCGGTCCGGTTCTGAAGGAGACCCCGGAAGAGATCGTCCTGCGATCCCCGTACGGGGATGTGGTCGTTAGTAAGAAAGACATTAAGGATATGGATCGCTATCATGGGGGCAGAAAGGTCCCCTGGGCGGAGGAAAAGAAGACCTTCTACCGCGGTGAGGCAGTCCTGACCGATGTTCTCATGGATCCCACCGCCTTTCCCCTCCCGGCCAATACCGTCTACCTCAGCGGCCTCTCTCTAGGCTATGCCTTCACCGACCGGTTCATGGTTCGCAGCAGCTTTGGTAGTGATTTCATGGGTGATCTGAATCTCCACCCCCTCTTCCAGTTTTACAAGCGGGAGACGGGTGTATCCGAGGTGGGCGCCGCTATCGGCTTGCATATGTTCAACCACCATCCCATGCAAACACTCGTGGCCAAATATGCTCAATATGTCGTTAATGATACCCTAAATAGTTCCCTTAACGAAATCGGTTTGGATGTCTCTGAGGTTATGCCCGACCAGTCCCAAAAATTCTACTGGGA
Above is a genomic segment from Candidatus Neomarinimicrobiota bacterium containing:
- a CDS encoding questin oxidase family protein; its protein translation is MPGAYDEALQILAGLSPEYGEAQANAGPVVAAALMALDQPNAVVPWVQDYRGRLEPMPGAKQPLTRDNWRSALGDMTRIGDWVSFFQRELRQAPWAVVLRDWVLRLAPGIAGAAGHGFIRTAQAIRNLALEETDLRRGELARGMGYWAARFLRLPGILGSPTAGSLLPVEALARIKWQYKKRPRRFKQIGEGLQGLSGFSPFAGVINLVKIPAEPPELISQTTEAMARVFLAHSHDPIKIIPFILAVAVPSALRDVIRYVGPEGVSALLRYGWQFAGAMYAIYGRANPIETWEQPSEDRQQLAEQAVATGSEYAIIFSDVCLREYAVHSQPVYLAAAWEAVARLSPPSQDKSSGDTQE
- a CDS encoding GNAT family N-acetyltransferase, which translates into the protein MREEDIPQYQTKRVRLIPLTDKWVEQLIEWRAQPEAQQHQPITALGREQLRRYIQSKKAKKAFDLEQNDYILIIEDEETGVGVGWMTLEIASRVHGLARIGYTISAEHWGQGYATAAVKSIVYLLFSQTPVERIEADCSVNNPASRRVLEKCGFRYVGTKRKYLVIQGQRVDHHNFELCKEDVTSS
- a CDS encoding HAD family hydrolase — its product is MTHPVPGKIRAVIFDMDGVVVDSEPLYQRAEERLFREYGVSIPQADWQLFRGCTEERFYQLTRDRYGIREPVEILRRKGRQYVLAAFEAELDYKDGFFELQAQLKGRYRLGLVTSTPGEIFSWMEQKLGLRQYFQEVVYGGMTANSKPHPEPYLEMMRRLGVAPREAVVVEDSINGLKSALSSGAWTIALTGTVPREDMPRAHAVVDSLGEITPALLEGFAQGPDII
- a CDS encoding tRNA-binding protein, whose product is MDKTITLDDFAALDLRVGTILEARPAPKTRKPAYHLKIDFGELGQRTSSAQITDHYQPEELVGRQVIAVVNFPPKRIGDFESQVLVLGVYESGGAVRLLQPDRAIENGARLK
- a CDS encoding TlpA family protein disulfide reductase, with translation MIRFLSPHQPWPYALLVAVGLAGCGPATTPITLERATAANILQKVAAHQGREAVLVNFWATWCAPCVEEFPLIVDLDRHYRRQGLATYFVSVDWLDQTGRVTAFLERQGVAGLTFIKDEKDNPFIDGIAREWSGAIPFTIVYGRQSGAVVDLWEGKAPQEKFEAAIQAALLH
- a CDS encoding thioredoxin family protein, translating into MRLPLKVLPVVLLLVSGIFGKELALGSGIPLADSTMLDVSGKRLSLSDIAGPEGLVVIFSCNTCPWVHAWEGRYVQLAGTYVPKGFGFVAVNSNKAYRNKGDGYADMQARAKDKGYNFYYTLDKDSRLAIAFGATHTPHVFLFDADGKLVYRGAIDDNSKHPEQVEEAYLADALDACLADKPVKKATTKALGCTIKFQD